A stretch of Pseudomonas sp. 7SR1 DNA encodes these proteins:
- a CDS encoding ribbon-helix-helix domain-containing protein — MIQGKEAREGAQGRYQVIPVDPFVSGFDMQLARPLSRSIRLNGFATCLRLEQVYWDILGDMAQLNNCSISTLLSHVDREVHLRHGGVRNFSGLVRVVCVVHSLKEAGMEVVERHWRGTPRGGD, encoded by the coding sequence ATGATTCAAGGAAAAGAAGCCAGGGAGGGTGCGCAGGGGCGCTATCAGGTCATCCCCGTGGACCCGTTCGTCAGTGGGTTCGACATGCAGTTGGCCCGGCCCCTGTCCCGCTCCATCCGCCTGAACGGGTTCGCCACCTGCCTGCGGCTGGAACAGGTCTACTGGGACATCCTCGGCGACATGGCGCAGCTCAACAATTGTTCCATCAGCACCCTGTTGTCCCATGTGGACAGGGAGGTGCACCTGCGCCATGGCGGGGTGCGCAACTTCAGCGGGCTGGTGCGTGTGGTCTGCGTGGTGCATAGCCTGAAGGAGGCCGGCATGGAAGTTGTGGAACGCCACTGGCGTGGTACGCCGCGTGGCGGTGATTGA
- a CDS encoding FmdB family zinc ribbon protein — MPMYDYQCASCGHQMEVIQKISEAPLVDCPACQAPELKKMLSMPGFRLGGTGWYETDFKTGAKKNLAGGDKAD; from the coding sequence ATGCCGATGTACGACTATCAATGTGCTTCCTGTGGTCATCAGATGGAAGTCATTCAAAAGATCAGCGAGGCACCGCTGGTCGACTGCCCTGCCTGCCAGGCGCCGGAACTGAAAAAGATGCTGTCCATGCCGGGATTCCGCCTTGGTGGCACAGGCTGGTATGAAACCGACTTCAAGACCGGCGCCAAGAAGAACCTGGCCGGTGGCGACAAAGCTGACTGA
- a CDS encoding Dps family protein, with amino-acid sequence MAIDIGISEEDRKSIVDGLSRLLSDTYVLYLKTHNFHWNVTGPMFRTLHLMFEEQYNELALAVDLIAERIRALGFPAPGAYSVYARLSSIKEEEGVPSAEDMIRQLVDGQEAVTRTARGIFPLLDKVSDEPTADLLTQRMQVHEKTAWMLRSLLDER; translated from the coding sequence ATGGCAATAGATATCGGTATCAGTGAAGAAGATCGCAAGTCCATCGTCGATGGGCTGTCACGTCTGCTGTCGGACACCTATGTGTTGTACCTCAAGACCCACAATTTCCACTGGAATGTCACCGGTCCCATGTTCCGGACCCTGCACCTGATGTTCGAGGAGCAGTACAACGAGCTGGCGCTCGCGGTGGATCTGATCGCCGAGCGCATCCGTGCCCTTGGCTTTCCCGCGCCGGGTGCCTACTCGGTGTATGCGCGCCTGTCCTCCATCAAGGAGGAAGAGGGTGTGCCCAGTGCCGAGGACATGATCCGGCAACTGGTGGATGGCCAGGAGGCGGTGACACGCACGGCGCGTGGTATTTTCCCGCTGCTGGACAAGGTCAGCGACGAGCCCACCGCCGATCTGCTGACCCAGCGCATGCAGGTGCACGAAAAGACCGCCTGGATGCTGCGTTCACTGCTGGACGAACGGTAA
- the aspS gene encoding aspartate--tRNA ligase, whose product MMRSHYCGQLNESLEGQEVTLCGWVHRRRDHGGVIFLDIRDREGLAQVVFDPDRAETFATADRVRSEYVVKITGKVRLRPAGAGNANMASGMIEVLGYELEVLNEAETPPFPLNEYSDVGEETRLRYRFIDLRRPEMAEKLRLRSRMTTSIRRYLDENGFIDVETPILTRATPEGARDYLVPSRTHPGSFFALPQSPQLFKQLLMVAGFDRYYQIAKCFRDEDLRADRQPEFTQIDIETSFLDEKDIMGLTEGMIRNLFKEVLGLEFGEFPHMTFEEAMRRYGSDKPDLRIPLELVDVADQLKEVEFKVFSGPANDPKSRVAALRVPGGASMPRSKIDDYTKFVGIYGAKGLAYIKVNERAKGVEGLQSPIVKNIPEANLNVILDRVGAVDGDIVFFGADKAKIVSEALGALRIKVGHDLELLTCEWAPMWVVDFPMFEENDDGSFTALHHPFTAPKCTPQELEASPATALSRAYDMVLNGTELGGGSIRIHRKEMQQSVFRLLGIDEAEQEEKFGFLLDALKYGAPPHGGLAFGLDRLVMLMTGAQSIREVIAFPKTQSAADVMTQAPGEVDAKALRELHIRLREQPKAE is encoded by the coding sequence ATGATGCGCAGCCATTATTGCGGCCAACTGAACGAAAGCCTGGAAGGTCAGGAAGTTACTCTTTGCGGATGGGTCCATCGTCGCCGTGACCATGGCGGGGTGATTTTCCTCGATATCCGTGATCGTGAAGGCCTGGCCCAGGTAGTGTTCGACCCGGACCGCGCTGAAACCTTCGCCACGGCCGACCGCGTGCGCAGTGAGTACGTCGTCAAGATCACCGGCAAGGTGCGCCTGCGTCCGGCTGGCGCCGGCAACGCCAACATGGCGTCTGGCATGATCGAAGTGCTGGGCTATGAGCTGGAAGTGCTCAACGAAGCGGAAACCCCGCCGTTCCCGCTCAACGAATACTCCGATGTGGGCGAAGAAACCCGTCTGCGCTATCGCTTCATCGACCTGCGTCGTCCCGAGATGGCCGAGAAGCTGCGTCTGCGTTCGCGCATGACCACCAGCATCCGTCGCTACCTGGACGAGAACGGCTTCATCGACGTCGAGACGCCGATCCTGACCCGTGCCACCCCCGAGGGCGCTCGCGACTACCTGGTGCCGAGCCGTACCCACCCCGGTAGCTTCTTCGCCTTGCCGCAATCGCCACAGCTGTTCAAGCAACTGCTGATGGTGGCCGGGTTCGACCGTTACTATCAGATCGCCAAATGCTTCCGCGACGAAGACCTGCGTGCCGATCGTCAGCCTGAGTTCACTCAGATCGACATCGAGACCAGCTTCCTCGACGAAAAAGACATCATGGGCCTGACCGAGGGCATGATCCGCAACCTGTTCAAGGAAGTGCTGGGCCTGGAATTCGGTGAGTTCCCGCACATGACCTTCGAAGAGGCCATGCGCCGCTATGGCTCCGACAAGCCGGACCTGCGTATCCCGCTGGAACTGGTGGACGTTGCCGACCAGCTCAAGGAAGTGGAGTTCAAGGTCTTCAGTGGCCCGGCCAACGATCCGAAGAGCCGCGTAGCCGCCTTGCGCGTACCGGGCGGGGCGAGCATGCCGCGCAGCAAGATCGATGACTACACCAAGTTCGTCGGCATCTACGGTGCCAAGGGCCTGGCGTATATCAAGGTCAACGAGCGCGCCAAAGGCGTCGAGGGCCTGCAGTCGCCGATCGTCAAGAACATCCCCGAAGCCAACCTGAACGTGATCCTCGATCGCGTCGGCGCGGTCGATGGCGACATCGTGTTCTTTGGTGCCGACAAGGCCAAGATCGTCAGCGAGGCCCTGGGCGCGCTGCGGATCAAGGTAGGTCACGACCTGGAACTGCTTACCTGTGAGTGGGCGCCGATGTGGGTGGTCGACTTCCCGATGTTCGAGGAGAACGATGACGGCAGCTTCACCGCGCTGCACCACCCGTTCACCGCACCCAAGTGCACGCCGCAGGAGCTGGAAGCCAGCCCGGCGACCGCGCTGTCCCGTGCCTATGACATGGTGCTCAACGGCACTGAACTGGGTGGCGGTTCCATCCGTATCCATCGCAAGGAAATGCAGCAGTCGGTCTTCCGCCTGCTGGGCATCGACGAAGCGGAACAGGAAGAGAAGTTCGGCTTCCTGCTGGACGCCCTGAAGTATGGTGCACCACCCCATGGCGGCCTGGCTTTCGGCCTGGATCGCCTGGTGATGCTGATGACCGGCGCCCAGTCGATCCGTGAAGTGATCGCGTTCCCGAAAACCCAGAGCGCGGCCGACGTCATGACCCAGGCGCCTGGGGAAGTGGATGCCAAGGCTCTGCGCGAACTGCATATCCGTCTGCGCGAACAGCCAAAGGCTGAGTAA